ACCGGCGTCAGGATGCGTGTGGGACGCGAGTCCATCGACGCTCTGCTGCTCACTGCGCTCCAGCACGGCTGGTCCGTCGAGTGCGTCAACGGGACGACCACGAAACACCATCGGGCGCCAAACGCCGCGGCGAACGGAGACATGCGGTGACCGCGCTCATCCGCTACACCTTCGCCACCGTGCTGCACACGCAGCGCTACCTCGCCCCGCTGCTCCTGTTCATGGGGCTCATGGGCGTGCTGACCGTCAACGGCAGCGGCCCGCTGCCCCCCGCCTACGCCTCTTCCGCCGGCGCGCTGTTCGTCTGCTCGACCTGGCTGACCATCGCTCTGATGAGCCTGGACGCCCCGCCGCAGCGGGCGATCGTCGTCATCACCGCGGGCGGCGGGTCGCTCACGGTCCTGCTCGCGGTGATCGGCACGGCCCTGCTGAGCTGTCTCGTCCTGATGGTCTTCGGACTGTTCTTCCCGCTGTGGATGGGCGACTACGTGGTCACCACGACCGACCTCCTGCTGGGCCTCGAAGCACAGCTCACCTGTGCCCTCGTCGGCATCGCCATTGGCGTACTGTGCTCGAAGCCGGTCTTCAGGCGGCAGGGGTATGCGCTGGTCGCCGCCCTCGCGTTGGTGATGGGAGCCCTTCTTGCCAAGGGCATGCCTCCGGTCAACCGTCTGTTCACCCTGATGGCCACGACCCCCGACGCGGCGAAACTGCTCGCCCCCACGGGTGCCATGCTCGCGATCTCCGCGGTGATCCTTGCCGTGTTCACCGCTGTCACGCAGTTCGTCGCCGGTCGCAGGGAGTAGATCCTCGGGCCCGTGGCCGTGCCGTCGGCTCGTCGATCAGCCGGCGCGAGGCGAACGGTGGAAGAGCCGGGAAGGCGGATCATCACGCCGGTTCCAAGCTGGAACGGAACGACGTGCGACGGCGTGCCTCAACCAGTGCCCGTCAGACCTTCTCCACGGCGACGCGTGAATGGCCGGTGGTGAGCACGGCGATGCCCTCGACGTCGGACGTCTACGGCGAAGCAGAAGGGAATGAGCCGACGGAGTCGACGGGAGCGAAGGAGCAGGCCTTCGAGAAAGCCGTCGACGGGCAGCACCGTCAGCCGTGCGACGTGCAGCCGCTCAAGCGCGCGGCACGCTTCCAGGACGGCTGGATGCACGGGCACCCGCATGGGGGTGATTGCCGGAGGGGTTGCCGACGTGGTCGGTCGGATGCGGCAGCATCGCTTGGGCGACGAGGGGGTCAACCGGGGCAGTGGCGCGTGGTCGAGGCAGACCGGCCCGCCGACGAGTCCCGGAGGCGACCGAAGGCTGTCGGGAACTGCGACCCGGGACGTGGTCTCTCCCCGTCACCTCCCGGCCGCCGACCAGCCGCGTACGTTCACGGTGGCCATCATGCCCAGATCCTCGTGGTCGAGGATGTGGCAGTGGAACACGGTACGCCCGGGGAAGTCGGAGAACGGGATCCGCAGGCGCACCCACCCCTGAGCCGGGACGAGCACGACGTCCTGCAGCACGCCGGTCGGCGGCGTGCCCGCGCTGCCCGCCAGCACGTGGAAGGGCCAGGCGTGCAGGTGGAACGGATGGTCCATGGGGCTGGTGTTGACCACGGTCCACTCCTCGACCGCCCCGAGGGCGACGCTCTGATCGTCACGATCAGGGTCGTAGGTACGCCCATCGATGGTGAAACCCATTCCACCCATACCCGTCCGAGCCATGCCCATGGCGAAGGTGAGTCGGCGTTGCCCGGTCACCGGGCTCTGCGGGACGGCCGGGGCCGGCAGCGTCGCGGGCACCGAGGGCGGTGTCGTGGCCGGGCCGGCAGTGCCCAAGGCGGCCAGGGCGATCGGACCACTGGTGGACGGGCGACCGTTCATCATGCCGAGCCCGCCGCGGTCGTAGGGGTCGCTGACCAGCGCGTACCGGCCGCTGCGGGTGGGGCGGACGAGCAGGTCGGTGCGGTTGCCGGGGGCCAGCACCACGAGGTCCCGGTCGACCGGCGCGGGCAGGAACACGCCGTCCTGGGCGACCTGGGTGAGCCGGTGGGCTTCCAGCCGTAGCGCCAGGACTCGGGAGACGCAGCCGTTGATGACCCGCCATCGCTGCACCGACCCGGGCGTGGCTGTGATGACGGGCTGGTGCTGTCCGTTGACCAGCACCAGTTCACCCTCGCGGCCCACCGTCCTGGCCATCATGGTCGGTGAGGCAACCCGGCCGGCCGCGTCCAAGGTGGTGTCGGTGACCAGCAGCAGCCGGTCGCCGCTGACCGGCAGGTCCGCCACCCCTCCCACATCCTCGACCAGCAGCGCCCCGACCAGGCCGGCGAAGATCTGGTCCGCGACGGTGCCGTGGTGGTGCGGGTGGTACCAGAACGTGCCCGCCGGATGCCCGGCCGGAATCCTCATGGCGTAGTCGTAGCTGTCACCGGGCTCGACGGTGATGAACGGGTTGTCGCCGTTGCCCGAAGGGGATACGTGCAGGCCGTGGGTGTGCAGGTTGGTCGGCTGGCCGATGCGGTTGACCAGCCGCACCCGCAGCAGGTCCCCGGGCCGCACCCGCAACGTCGGTCCCGGCGAGGTGCCGTTGTACCCCCACCCCGTGGTGTCCCGCCCCGCCAGTCGTACACCCGGGGCGGCGACAAGCCGTACGTCCAGCAGCCCGTCGCGGCTGGCCAGCACCTGAGGCTCGGCCAGCTCCTGGCCCCGGGCGGTCGGCCTCGGCCGGGCGCCCGGCCCCGTCGCCCAGCCCGCCGCGCCAGCCGTACCCAACCCGAGCAGAGCCAGCGCCCGGCGGCGACTGATCGGCTCCCCGCTCATGGCAGTATGATCCTG
The genomic region above belongs to Streptomyces marianii and contains:
- a CDS encoding multicopper oxidase family protein; the encoded protein is MSGEPISRRRALALLGLGTAGAAGWATGPGARPRPTARGQELAEPQVLASRDGLLDVRLVAAPGVRLAGRDTTGWGYNGTSPGPTLRVRPGDLLRVRLVNRIGQPTNLHTHGLHVSPSGNGDNPFITVEPGDSYDYAMRIPAGHPAGTFWYHPHHHGTVADQIFAGLVGALLVEDVGGVADLPVSGDRLLLVTDTTLDAAGRVASPTMMARTVGREGELVLVNGQHQPVITATPGSVQRWRVINGCVSRVLALRLEAHRLTQVAQDGVFLPAPVDRDLVVLAPGNRTDLLVRPTRSGRYALVSDPYDRGGLGMMNGRPSTSGPIALAALGTAGPATTPPSVPATLPAPAVPQSPVTGQRRLTFAMGMARTGMGGMGFTIDGRTYDPDRDDQSVALGAVEEWTVVNTSPMDHPFHLHAWPFHVLAGSAGTPPTGVLQDVVLVPAQGWVRLRIPFSDFPGRTVFHCHILDHEDLGMMATVNVRGWSAAGR